A region of Rhizobium binae DNA encodes the following proteins:
- the cobM gene encoding precorrin-4 C(11)-methyltransferase: MKVHFIGAGPGAADLITVRGRDLIGQCPVCLYAGSIVSPELLQYCPADARIVDTAPMSLDEIEAEYLSAAAAGQDVARLHSGDLSVWSAVAEQVRRLQKHGIDYTMTPGVPAFAAAASTLGRELTIPAVAQSLVLTRVSGRASPMPNDETLAKFGATGATLAIHLAIHALKQVVEELTPLYGADCPVAIVVKASWPDERVLSGTLADIEAKVAAEPIERTAIIFVGPSLAAEDFRESSLYDPAYQRRFRGRE, from the coding sequence ATGAAGGTGCATTTCATCGGCGCGGGGCCGGGGGCAGCGGATCTGATCACGGTGCGCGGCCGCGATCTCATCGGCCAATGCCCGGTCTGCCTCTATGCCGGCTCGATCGTCTCGCCGGAATTGCTGCAATACTGCCCGGCGGATGCGCGTATCGTCGACACGGCGCCGATGTCGCTCGACGAGATCGAGGCGGAATATCTCAGCGCTGCCGCGGCCGGCCAGGATGTCGCCCGGCTGCATTCCGGCGATCTCTCGGTCTGGAGTGCGGTGGCCGAACAGGTACGCCGGCTGCAAAAACACGGCATCGACTATACGATGACGCCGGGCGTTCCGGCCTTTGCCGCCGCAGCATCGACGCTTGGGCGCGAACTGACGATCCCCGCCGTGGCGCAGAGTCTGGTGCTGACCCGCGTTTCCGGCCGCGCCTCACCGATGCCGAACGACGAGACGCTGGCGAAATTCGGTGCCACCGGCGCCACGCTGGCCATCCATCTGGCGATCCACGCGCTGAAGCAGGTGGTGGAAGAATTGACGCCGCTTTACGGCGCCGACTGCCCGGTCGCCATCGTCGTCAAGGCCTCCTGGCCGGACGAGCGCGTCCTCTCCGGCACGCTTGCCGATATCGAGGCAAAGGTTGCGGCCGAACCGATCGAACGCACCGCGATCATCTTCGTCGGCCCGTCGCTTGCAGCAGAAGATTTCCGCGAAAGTTCGCTCTATGATCCGGCCTATCAGCGCCGGTTCAGGGGCAGGGAATAA
- the cbiE gene encoding precorrin-6y C5,15-methyltransferase (decarboxylating) subunit CbiE, whose protein sequence is MSDVSPADGPCWLTIIGIGEDGPAGLGEEARRLIATAPAVFGGARHHALAASLISGEKLSWQSPFERSIDAVLQRRGTPVVVLASGDPFLYGVGATLSRHLAAAEMRTIPAPSAFSLAASRLGWPLQDVATISLHGRPIDLIRPHLHPGRRIIALTSDEKGPGELAALLAAAGFGQSQLTVLEALGGARERQRRVVAADFDLADIDPLNVCAVDVAAGEGARILPFSAGLEDELFEHDGQITKREIRAMTLSALAPRHGQLLWDIGAGSGSIGIEWMLADPSLKAIAIEQSPERAARVARNASAFGVPHLAVVEGAAPAALAGLPQPDTIFLGGGGSEPGVIDAAIAALKRGGRLVANAVTLEMEAVLLSEHAKHGGTLTRIEISRAGPVGGMNGWRPAMPVTQWRWTKG, encoded by the coding sequence ATGTCTGATGTCTCTCCTGCCGACGGCCCGTGCTGGCTGACTATTATCGGCATCGGCGAAGATGGTCCAGCAGGGCTCGGCGAAGAGGCGAGGCGGCTGATCGCCACCGCGCCTGCGGTGTTCGGCGGAGCGCGGCATCACGCGCTCGCGGCGTCGCTGATATCAGGCGAAAAGCTTTCCTGGCAGAGTCCGTTCGAGCGCTCGATCGATGCCGTCCTTCAAAGGCGCGGCACGCCCGTCGTCGTGCTCGCCTCCGGCGACCCGTTTCTCTACGGCGTCGGCGCCACGCTTTCCCGCCATCTGGCGGCGGCAGAGATGCGCACCATTCCAGCGCCCTCGGCCTTCAGCCTTGCCGCCTCGCGCCTTGGCTGGCCGCTGCAGGATGTCGCAACGATTTCGCTGCATGGCAGACCGATCGACCTGATCCGGCCGCATCTGCATCCCGGGCGGCGCATCATCGCCTTGACCTCGGACGAGAAGGGGCCGGGCGAACTGGCCGCCCTGCTTGCCGCCGCCGGCTTCGGTCAGTCGCAGCTTACCGTGCTCGAGGCGCTCGGCGGCGCCCGGGAACGGCAAAGACGGGTTGTGGCGGCGGATTTCGATCTCGCGGACATCGATCCTCTGAATGTCTGCGCCGTCGATGTCGCGGCAGGGGAGGGGGCTCGCATCCTGCCTTTCAGCGCGGGGCTGGAGGACGAACTATTCGAGCATGACGGGCAGATCACCAAACGCGAAATCCGGGCGATGACGCTGTCGGCGCTCGCGCCGCGCCATGGTCAACTGCTCTGGGATATCGGCGCCGGCTCGGGATCGATCGGCATCGAATGGATGCTGGCCGACCCCAGCCTGAAAGCGATCGCCATCGAGCAGTCACCGGAGCGGGCCGCACGCGTCGCCCGCAACGCGTCGGCCTTCGGCGTGCCGCATCTTGCCGTCGTCGAAGGCGCAGCACCCGCCGCCCTGGCGGGCTTGCCGCAACCCGACACGATCTTCCTCGGCGGCGGCGGCAGCGAGCCCGGCGTCATCGATGCCGCGATTGCCGCGCTGAAGCGGGGAGGGCGGCTGGTCGCCAACGCCGTGACGCTGGAGATGGAAGCCGTGCTGCTCTCCGAACACGCCAAACACGGCGGCACGCTGACACGGATCGAAATATCGCGCGCGGGCCCTGTGGGCGGCATGAACGGCTGGCGGCCGGCGATGCCAGTAACGCAGTGGCGCTGGACGAAAGGATAA
- a CDS encoding cobalt-precorrin-6A reductase has product MGRPRILILGGTGEARLLAEALAARGDGDVLLSLAGRTEKPAAQPVPVRIGGFGGAAALADFLKAGGYDLLIDATHPFAERISANAAFAAETTAIAAIALRRPEWQRLPGDRWRDVRSIPAAIAALGPSPRHVFLATGRQGAHHAEAAPQHRYLIRSVEPVEPPPALDHVDYLIDRGPFTLEGESALLKQHAIDVIIAKNSGGAVTYAKIEAARLLGIEVMMVTRAEASAVKTVETVEAALAAIDHLLPSAMKRGV; this is encoded by the coding sequence ATGGGAAGACCTCGCATTCTGATCCTCGGGGGCACCGGCGAAGCGCGGCTGCTCGCCGAAGCGCTCGCGGCACGGGGAGATGGCGATGTGCTTCTGTCTCTGGCCGGACGCACGGAGAAACCGGCCGCGCAGCCGGTTCCGGTTCGCATCGGTGGTTTTGGCGGTGCGGCGGCGCTTGCCGATTTCCTGAAGGCCGGCGGATATGATCTGCTGATCGACGCCACGCACCCCTTCGCCGAGCGCATTTCCGCCAATGCCGCCTTTGCGGCCGAGACCACCGCTATTGCTGCGATCGCTCTGCGCCGCCCCGAATGGCAGCGGCTGCCCGGCGATCGCTGGCGGGACGTACGAAGCATTCCGGCTGCCATCGCAGCGCTCGGCCCCTCCCCTCGCCATGTCTTTTTGGCGACTGGCCGGCAGGGCGCGCATCATGCGGAAGCGGCGCCGCAGCATCGCTATCTCATCCGCAGCGTCGAGCCCGTCGAACCGCCGCCGGCGCTTGATCATGTCGACTATTTGATTGATCGCGGCCCGTTCACGCTGGAAGGCGAAAGCGCTTTGCTGAAGCAGCACGCCATCGACGTTATCATTGCCAAGAACAGCGGCGGCGCCGTCACCTATGCGAAGATCGAGGCAGCCCGACTGCTCGGCATCGAGGTGATGATGGTCACGCGCGCTGAGGCGTCCGCGGTCAAGACGGTCGAAACGGTCGAGGCGGCACTGGCGGCGATCGATCACCTTCTCCCCTCCGCCATGAAACGCGGGGTATAG
- a CDS encoding precorrin-3B C(17)-methyltransferase, whose product MSGALFVIGTGPGNPEQMTPEALAAVEAATDFFGYGPYLDRLQLRDDQLRHVSDNREELDRAGAALSMAADGAQVCVVSGGDPGVFAMAAAVCEAIENGPAAWRAVDLTILPGVTAMLAVAARAGAPLGHDFCAISLSDNLKPWNVIENRLELAAKAGFVVALYNPISQARPWQLGEAFKLLRKHLPATTPVIFGRAAGRPDERIAVQPLSQADASIADMATCIIIGSAETRIVTRPGRPDLVYTPRFMAEGRR is encoded by the coding sequence ATGAGCGGCGCGCTTTTCGTGATCGGCACCGGTCCCGGCAATCCCGAGCAGATGACGCCGGAGGCATTGGCTGCTGTCGAGGCCGCGACCGATTTCTTCGGGTATGGACCCTATCTCGACAGGCTGCAACTGCGAGATGATCAGCTGCGGCATGTCTCGGACAACCGCGAGGAGCTCGACAGGGCAGGGGCGGCACTTTCGATGGCGGCGGATGGTGCCCAGGTCTGCGTCGTCTCCGGCGGCGATCCCGGTGTCTTCGCCATGGCTGCGGCCGTCTGCGAGGCGATCGAGAACGGACCGGCCGCCTGGCGCGCCGTCGATCTCACCATCCTGCCCGGCGTCACCGCCATGCTGGCAGTGGCGGCAAGGGCGGGAGCGCCGCTCGGCCACGATTTTTGCGCCATATCGCTCTCCGACAATCTAAAGCCCTGGAATGTAATAGAAAACCGTCTTGAATTGGCGGCCAAGGCCGGGTTCGTTGTCGCCCTTTATAATCCGATCAGCCAGGCCCGGCCCTGGCAACTCGGCGAGGCCTTCAAGCTGTTGCGGAAGCATCTGCCTGCAACGACGCCGGTTATTTTCGGGCGTGCGGCCGGACGGCCTGACGAACGTATCGCCGTACAGCCGCTATCCCAGGCCGATGCTTCGATCGCCGATATGGCGACCTGCATCATCATCGGCTCGGCCGAAACGCGGATCGTCACGCGGCCCGGCCGGCCGGACCTCGTCTATACCCCGCGTTTCATGGCGGAGGGGAGAAGGTGA
- a CDS encoding precorrin-2 C(20)-methyltransferase, with protein MTEHGRLIGVGTGPGDPELLTLKAVRAIEGADVIAYFAKEGRGGNGKAIVEPLLKSGVTLLPLYYPVTTEIDKNDERYQSLITQFYDRSAAAIAGHLDARRTVAVLSEGDPLFYGSYMHLHVRLSQRYPTEVIPGISAMSGCWSVAGMPIVQGDDVLSVLPGTMAETELTRRLTDTQAAVIMKVGRNLPKIRRALEASGRLAQAVYVERGTMANAAMEKLADRADGEAPYFSLVLVPGWEGSR; from the coding sequence ATGACGGAACATGGTCGTCTGATCGGCGTCGGCACGGGTCCCGGCGACCCGGAGCTTCTGACCCTCAAAGCCGTCCGCGCCATCGAAGGCGCCGACGTCATTGCATACTTCGCCAAAGAGGGCAGGGGCGGCAACGGCAAGGCGATCGTCGAGCCGCTGCTGAAATCCGGCGTGACGCTGCTGCCGCTCTATTATCCCGTGACGACCGAGATCGACAAGAACGACGAACGGTACCAGAGCCTGATCACCCAATTCTATGACCGGTCTGCGGCGGCAATCGCCGGCCATCTCGATGCCAGGCGGACCGTCGCCGTGCTCAGCGAAGGCGACCCGCTGTTCTACGGCTCCTATATGCACCTGCATGTCAGACTTTCCCAGCGCTACCCAACGGAAGTGATCCCCGGCATCAGCGCCATGTCCGGCTGCTGGTCCGTAGCCGGCATGCCGATCGTGCAAGGGGACGACGTGCTATCCGTACTGCCCGGTACGATGGCCGAGACGGAGCTGACGCGTCGCCTCACCGATACGCAAGCGGCCGTCATCATGAAGGTCGGCCGCAATCTGCCGAAGATCCGCCGGGCGTTGGAAGCTTCCGGCCGGCTTGCGCAAGCCGTCTATGTCGAACGCGGCACCATGGCGAATGCGGCCATGGAAAAGCTTGCCGACAGAGCTGACGGCGAGGCGCCGTATTTTTCGCTCGTGCTGGTTCCCGGCTGGGAGGGTAGCCGATGA